A single Lolium perenne isolate Kyuss_39 chromosome 6, Kyuss_2.0, whole genome shotgun sequence DNA region contains:
- the LOC127309707 gene encoding uncharacterized protein yields MAIKKATRTKKPTYAANASGCGGGSSVPAMAEMPPHGPGGANHIQPPPPLPPGVYFSPTRDECLGFLNRRIAGDNEMADARGYIFDANVYGESPDALRRRHPPASIRGRGEHAWWFLSETRFQSKTAGGGASKRADRRVETGGYWRLEQSKERLKQIKERLKRSKKQSEDEEDEADGVKNCFGFYVGRDDKTPWLMQEFTSANDDGTGKLGVPALYRVYVTPRATRKQLTGVFAKEDDVKKGPDGNKKPARAMIPQGYFDRIASLLPVGSVRAVVQEHVHAPSPLPPVAPVAVGLLDYHGQYLGHYEQQQQGPCCVVAPPATPGLLGEFTAAEAPPPDNLSMSMVEFMGIFNEQPAGIVNEQPAETVKEGEPDWGYLPDIVDADVFRNFNNDEG; encoded by the coding sequence ATGGCAATCAAGAAAGCAACAAGGACCAAGAAACCAACCTACGCCGCCAACGccagcggctgcggcggcggcagcTCCGTGCCGGCCATGGCGGAGATGCCTCCCCACGGGCCAGGCGGCGCCAACCACATCCAGCCTCCGCCGCCGCTCCCTCCCGGCGTCTACTTCAGCCCGACGCGGGACGAGTGCCTGGGATTCCTCAACCGGAGGATCGCCGGCGACAACGAGATGGCCGACGCGCGGGGGTACATCTTCGACGCCAACGTGTACGGCGAGAGCCCCGACGCGCTGCGCCGGCGGCACCCGCCCGCGAGCATCCGCGGCCGGGGCGAGCACGCGTGGTGGTTCCTGAGCGAGACGCGGTTCCAGAGCAAGACAGCGGGCGGCGGTGCCTCGAAGCGCGCCGACCGCCGCGTCGAGACCGGCGGGTACTGGCGGCTGGAGCAGAGCAAGGAGCGGCTGAAGCAGATCAAGGAGCGACTGAAGCGGAGCAAGAAGCAGAGCGAGGATGAGGAGGATGAGGCCGACGGCGTCAAGAACTGCTTCGGCTTCTACGTCGGGAGGGACGACAAGACGCCGTGGCTCATGCAGGAGTTCACCAGcgccaacgacgacggcaccggcAAGCTCGGCGTGCCCGCGCTCTACAGGGTCTACGTCACGCCGCGTGCCACCAGGAAGCAGCTGACAGGCGTCTTTGCGAAGGAGGACGACGTCAAGAAGGGGCCCGACGGGAACAAGAAGCCTGCCCGAGCCATGATCCCGCAGGGGTATTTCGACCGCATCGCCAGTCTGCTGCCGGTGGGGAGCGTCCGTGCTGTCGTCCAAGAGCACGTACACGCGCCCTCGCCGTTGCCTCCGGTGGCGCCGGTCGCGGTCGGTCTTCTTGATTACCACGGCCAGTATCTTGGTCACTACGAGCAGCAACAGCAGGGGCCGTGCTGCGTGGTCGCTCCGCCGGCAACACCGGGCCTCCTTGGCGAGTTCACGGcggcggaggcgccgccgccggacAATCTAAGCATGTCCATGGTCGAATTCATGGGGATATTTAACGAGCAGCCGGCGGGGATCGTTAACGAGCAACCGGCGGAGACGGTTAAGGAGGGAGAACCGGATTGGGGATATTTGCCTGATATAGTTGATGCTGATGTGTTCAGAAACTTCAACAACGACGAGGGTTGA